One Clavelina lepadiformis chromosome 1, kaClaLepa1.1, whole genome shotgun sequence genomic region harbors:
- the LOC143449399 gene encoding baculoviral IAP repeat-containing protein 8-like, translating into MVEGRESRNIPVPPGDRLVPPCRPEVLPDPPNPSESEQRQLLINFPCANPVSPHMRNEDSRFETFDHRWPQHQVRATPRQIARAGFFFLGERDRVKCWYCNGGLQNWDRDDNVWCEHAKWFPTCVFLLQRKGPDFVHRIVSMFPNLRRPVLRGPLDVTPFGDRGRGYRQLSPPPPIIDPQAEMQRVQGQLNEAMGSGFVKTAVEMGFERRVIRRLIKRRLQSGNEMYGSVENLIEDLTRSPPSDSDSDENSGTTVAISCVPTNVKRPAEAQSNQQSNESAGENVPAVSTGNEGQQDTALANEEPMDAEMSMPEDVTPSMEARIRELQEERKCKICLDLPADVVFVPCGHLCSCTGCAQALRKCPICRVKIEKSIRTYMS; encoded by the exons ATGGTTGAAGGACGAGAAAGCAGGAACATTCCAGTTCCTCCAGGAGATCGTTTGGTGCCTCCTTGTCGACCAGAAGTTCTTCCCGATCCTCCCAACCCTTCTGAATCCGAGCAG AGACAATTGCTGATCAACTTTCCATGTGCCAACCCTGTCAGCCCACATATGAGGAATGAGGATTCCAGATTTGAAACATTCGATCATCGATGGCCGCAACACCAAGTAAGAGCGACTCCAAGACAAATTGCTCGGGCTGGTTTTTTCTTCCTCGGAGAAAGAGACAGGGTTAAATGCTGGTACTGCAATGGTGGACTCCAGAACTGGGATAGAGATGACAATGTCTGGTGTGAGCATGCCAAGTGGTTTCCCAC TTGTGTATTCTTGCTTCAAAGAAAGGGTCCAGACTTTGTGCATCGAATCGTTTCCATGTTCCCAAACTTGCGACGACCAGTCTTGCGAGGACCACTTGATGTTACACCCTTTGGCGATAGAGGCCGTGGCTACCGACAGCTTTCACCACCACCGCCAATTATTGATCCACAG GCGGAAATGCAACGCGTACAAGGTCAGCTTAATGAAGCAATGGGATCCGGCTTTGTTAAAACTGCTGTGGAAATGGGATTTGAACGCAGAGTGATTCGCCGTCTTATAAAAAG ACGACTTCAAAGTGGAAACGAGATGTATGGTTCAGTTGAAAACTTAATCGAAGATCTCACACGATCTCCACCATCTGATAGTGATAGCGATGAAAATAGCGGCACAACTGTGGCAATATCTTGTGTGCCAACTAACGTCAAGAGACCAG CTGAAGCACAATCGAACCAGCAGAGTAACGAATCGGCCGGAGAGAATGTGCCAGCCGTTAGCACAG GTAACGAGGGTCAGCAAGATACTGCTCTGGCAAACGAAGAGCCAATGGACGCGGAGATGTCAATGCCAGAAG ACGTAACCCCATCAATGGAAGCACGTATTCGCGAATTGCAGGAAGAGCGTAAGTGCAAGATTTGCCTCGATCTACCAGCTGATGTTGTGTTTGTGCCGTGCGGGCACCTCTGTAGCTGCACCGGGTGCGCACAAGCTCTCAGAAAGTGTCCGATATGCAgagttaaaattgaaaaatctaTCCGTACTTACATGTcgtaa